Below is a window of Humulus lupulus chromosome 9, drHumLupu1.1, whole genome shotgun sequence DNA.
CGCTTCCCTGAATAACACTGAACACAATATATCCCAAATATGTGTTCAAATGGTGTAACAATATTTTACATGTTAATTTtctttatgtaaatatatatagagATAGAGATATTAACCTCTGAATCAAGCCTCTGCCTCTGGTACCCATGACCACAGCTGCAGGCTTAAGCTTTGCTGCTTCCTTGCAAATGACCTTTCCAGGCTCTCCTTCCACAATCCGGGCCACAGTCTTAACCTATAATTAAACCCAACTAAGTCTCAATTTTCATATATAGGTCACAAATTATTACAATATATGGTTTGGCAATCTttgttgaattaattaaattacaTTAACAATAAGTAATAATGGTTTTGTAATCGTTCATTAAAAATCAACATATATATTTACACAAATAAGTGAGAAAGTGCGACCAAATCTTTATGATGATGATCCTCTCAATTCATTTGtgattatataaattaataaagatTGGTGTTATATAATTTACTAACCATAGCGATTTCAAATGCCTCAACAGCAAGTCTCTCCATTAGCCGCTGCGTTGCCTCATAAACGACGTCGTTATTCACACCTTCAACATGAAACGACATAATTCAAAATATATAAACAGAAATTGGAAAATCGATCGAGAAAGATGAGATGAAAAACTAACTGGAAACGGCGTGAACGAGATGAATGGTATCGGCGAGCCTGCAAAGATGGATGAGGGCCCAATCAAAGGCGTATTTGCTTTTGGGTCCGTGATCGACGGCTATGATGATATCTCGGCCTCTTCTTCTCTCGCCGGTTTCCCTCTCGAGTTCGGGCTCTGCAACCACTGGGATCAGAGATGGCAGCTTCACTTCTCTCCAGCTGTactcctcttcttcctcctccaaAGTTTCCAATTCCATACTCGACGATAGCAGCTTATTTCCAGAAATGGATCTCATATTACAAATTTCGACTATTTTCTTTTAACTTTCCTAATATTGGGttaaaagatgagaattgaatgtTGGGTTCTCTCCCTATTCTTTTATTTTGCCGAGAAAATGACACGTTTTCGATGAATAGGTGATGTGGTCGGACCTTGTAAATGGATCTGTCTTTACATGGTTTAATGAACCGGAATgagaataatttttatttatttatttttaacttGAAAGAATCTGAATCGAATTCTTTACTTTGAAATCACAATAAATAAATAGTTACTTAACTTTAGATTTTGTCCAATTTTAACCATTATAAGTAATAATATTTCAGTGGAGTGTGAAATTAgtgatataatattatattttaatatttttcaaaaataattttaaaattttacccATACCAAAATTTATGCCAAATACAACATAAAAATAAGTAATCTTTTTAAAATTTACTAGATATAAGCAatatgtttgcttagttttatttatataatttattaattattttattaaatttatattaatttcatataaatttcaaacaaatattttattttaattaaataatttatttatttttgttatagtttttgaatttgagagtgacaataagagattatacattatatgtttaatgtaatattaaatattatacgtggatttaaaatttaagttttttcctagtttttttttaaaataatttgttgttaatttacagtagattatattatatgtttaatataatattattttaataagtgagtttaagtttaattaaattttatttaaattataaaacgtatgattttattatttttaaataattatcattgtaaaatatctcaaaaatatcatattttagtttgtttaattatttattattttaaaacaattatcattgtaaaatacttcaaaaatatcatattttaatttgtttaattatttattatttttaaatgattatcattgtaaaatatcttattttatttttttaattatttattttattttatttaagtttaagtgtttataaactaccattatatataagaatattctgttaaatatatgaatatttcgttaaagttaacattaaaaaaaataaaaaattgttaaaaccaagaattttcattatttacacacttattatatagaagagacctgtaattttgcatttaattgttatttttatattttacttattaatttagagatcttttaaattttaattatttatttttaaattaaaataaattttaaaaaattatattttaatatttttttaataaacatttattatatagttttgttgttgttgttaatttacAAATATTAGTTAGGGTGGAATTATAAATATTGTGGTGAATATAATATTagggtatttatttatttttatactaaATTTGATATTATATTTACATTATCCATTATGATCCAGAACTATGACTAAATTTGTCAATATACAATTGAATAAGTGACAATTCTCCTAACCTCGTTAGATTGGCGATAACTATTTTTGTGGGACCCAAATAatacattttaatttaattaaataagaataAAGTTCACCATTCTAATCCACGACCACGAGTAAAGGGATGATCATAATTGTAAATTGGCATCGTGATTATTCTTCTTTCTTTCGTGAGTTACGGGTCTAATTTGAGTGCATGCCATGCCATGCCATGCCATTACTTTTCGTTGGCGACTCCACAAATCACAATACAACGTGCTTCATAAATTTCAAGCACTCTATCCTCGTGTCTCTTCTCTCCACTCTTTGGCCATCATATAATTGGAAAATATTCAATATCACTTGTGTTATCCCTGTTTCCCGGGACACGTGATATAACGCAATGGGTTCGTGGGCCCTTTTAAAGAAATTCGGACCCATCCTGAGCCCGATAAACTGGGAAAAGAGAAGTCCTAATAGCCTAATCATCAATGAGTCCAACAATGTTTGGTGGGCGCGACCATAACAAGGGAATTGGGATCAAGATGCAGGCCCAACTCAACATCTCGGTCCCAACCTACCCATATTCTCTAGGATGTCAATAAAGGTGACAGGTTCACTAATCTGATAATAGaccttgtcaagaatgaaccTGAGTCCTGGTGAACGAACCAGGAATCCGGTAAGTAAACCAGGACATTAGTAAAAGAACCCGGACCAGACGTCCGGATAGGGCAAGTTTGATCTTCCCTGACGCTGAGATGTCCCCAAGAAACACGGAAGtttgtctcctcaactaacttgcAGAAGAGGTTACGCACAGAATATACGctgttcctaggaaacaatactaacactactctgacagatcctgtccccaggatccccttagaagctcACGCGGATCAGTCTGAAATTATGTACTAttggcagctgtaaggcttggccatgccCAAGCCAGCCTAATGGGCCCTAATtactatgttttattaaacaacattctttgtattatgactccattGGCGAGCAAcccatgattacatccctattgggcccggattaggtCCGGCCCAAACCCATTGCACCTgcttgcctataaataggatctgttgtgcactgtagcagggatcccagattttctcttgtaaatAATTACTCTGccaaaacttgcagaaaactccattgtcaaaaagCTCCCTTaaatctaatacaatagactcgtgaaCTAAAgctcattaacaccccaaccacgtaaaaactctgtttgtttatctttgatcttttctttctagctcttatttcttaatatatttccagtttccgaaaaactcggtaaacaacttGTATTGAAAATAAATTACATACAAAGAGGAATATATATAACATAGCAAATTTGATGTgtataatttattatatataaatatatttcatTGGTGAAGTCAAAGTTCAAATTTATAGGGAGAAGAGAACTATATAATTTTGTGGTGGAAAAATAAATGGCATACTCTTATTTTATATtcaaaatatacacaataatgtggTATGtattttaaattacacaaaaataTTAAGATCCAACATTAATAAATTTGAATAGTACTTGATATGCATGCGATATTATTGTGTGTATTCTGAATGTGtaaaataaatatatgtctaAATTACTAAAAAAGAATTAgctaagaaaataatatctaataATTATTGAGATTTTGTATTTTATGATTAccaagtgattaaattaaaataacttAATTAAATGCGGAATTCTGATTAAGTTCTTTGAACCGATTCCATAGTTGTTATCACAGTTGATACGAATGTTAAGACAGAAATAGAAAAACAGGTAAAAGTCAACATacaagattttttacgtggttcagaaatcctttcagataacctacatccaaggggccacacccagagaataaaccaattaataAGGAAATAATGTGTACAAAATCATTGACTTAAACAACGTAAgtctccctcttaaactattgctgcAATCTTGTTGTattcttctctacgaatctggttttgattaaatgttgattctcttgaaatctcttcaaagaatagcgagtgctctCTTCCTTCCGAAGTGAGACTTTGATGAAATCTTCTCTCAAAGATCCTTAGGAACACGTTTACAAGAGATACTACCTATATACAAGGACCAAGATAGATATATGAACAAGTGCACTCGGCACacacacaaagattaaggtgaacaacttAATCTTTTACAAAGAAAaatactcttcaaaataacaagtGTTTACAAAATTCAAATGGTAGAGGTAATTTTTCCATAGGCATTGGCAATGTATTTATAGGTGAGAAATTCGACCAAGGCCAGCTCTTTCTGAAATCTTGTAATCAATACAAGAATATTTTCAAATTTCTTTGACTTTAGAAAATCTGCTAGCCAGATTGATTATGTTTCGACAAAATATGAAACTGTTGAGTCAGCTAGGGCATCAGTCTTATCTGGTTGACCGAacttggtcatttcttttgaccatgttcattttcgaaacATTCTTATTCCGAGAAAACATAATC
It encodes the following:
- the LOC133800679 gene encoding uncharacterized protein LOC133800679, yielding MRSISGNKLLSSSMELETLEEEEEEYSWREVKLPSLIPVVAEPELERETGERRRGRDIIIAVDHGPKSKYAFDWALIHLCRLADTIHLVHAVSSVNNDVVYEATQRLMERLAVEAFEIAMVKTVARIVEGEPGKVICKEAAKLKPAAVVMGTRGRGLIQSVIQGSVSEFCFHHCKSAPVIIVPGKETGDESLL